One stretch of Ananas comosus cultivar F153 linkage group 6, ASM154086v1, whole genome shotgun sequence DNA includes these proteins:
- the LOC109711600 gene encoding serine/threonine receptor-like kinase NFP, which translates to MVVSKMKQSLLTLLFSSCFIYPLINAQSTNTNTTTFSCSSISPCRTYVAYRTQLPNYADIGAISDLFGVSRLSIAKANNLSSEDGTLLPDQLLLVPVSCGCTANRSFANMTYEIAKGDSFYLVSIRAFENLTDYNAVEEFNPSLDPSHLKVGQEVIFPLYCKCPSKIQVDQSINFLLTYVWQASDQIDQVSKLMNSSTNAMLSENNYRNFNNSVARPVLIPVSELPRLPTPIYDTTTHVSQQNARSDRTTIVAWSMVGVILALVILGVLACYCKDHHNKVFTCNRSEVTDLLGFSKTSDNLAFSPAIKGDKLLTGVSQFIDKPVFFDNMSLAEATMNFDDSYRIGSSVYKAEIGGEVYAVKKAKGEVAEELKILQFVSHANLVKLEGVSSDENGDCFLIYEFAENGSLDKWLFRSPSSSSSSSSAFLSWKQRLSILLDVASGLQYLHEHTRPSIVHGDVRARNILLSADFKAKISKFSAARMVAGGATASADVFAFGILILEVISGRRAMESGEGGNMRMLWEEIRTVLEAEEMREHRIKKWMDPSLEGFYPTDGAISIAVLARACAQENYCQRPSMTEIVFSLSVLDQLCSCPFDRASMPNSEENTPVKAAIASR; encoded by the coding sequence ATGGTAGTATCAAAGATGAAACAATCTCTTCTCACCCTTCTTTTCTCCTCCTGTTTCATTTACCCTCTCATCAATGCTCAATCCACAAACACAAACACCACAACCTTTTCGTGCTCCTCGATCTCTCCATGCAGAACTTACGTCGCATACCGCACGCAACTCCCGAATTACGCAGACATCGGCGCGATATCCGACCTCTTCGGAGTTAGCCGCTTGTCGATAGCTAAGGCCAACAATCTTTCATCAGAGGATGGCACACTTCTCCCTGACCAGCTCTTGCTTGTCCCTGTCTCATGCGGTTGCACCGCGAACCGATCCTTCGCGAACATGACGTACGAGATTGCGAAAGGTGATAGCTTCTACTTGGTTTCGATTCGTGCCTTTGAGAATCTGACAGATTACAATGCTGTCGAGGAGTTCAATCCGTCGCTCGATCCGAGCCACTTGAAGGTCGGCCAAGAGGTGATCTTTCCGCTGTACTGCAAGTGCCCCTCGAAGATTCAAGTGGATCAGAGCATCAATTTCCTCTTAACTTATGTTTGGCAAGCAAGTGATCAGATTGACCAAGTGAGCAAGTTGATGAATTCGTCTACAAATGCAATGTTGAGTGAGAACAATTACCGAAATTTCAACAACTCGGTGGCTCGTCCGGTCTTAATCCCCGTATCGGAGCTACCGCGCCTTCCGACGCCAATTTATGATACAACTACTCATGTTTCTCAGCAAAATGCTAGATCAGATAGGACTACAATTGTAGCATGGAGTATGGTAGGGGTTATTTTGGCCCTAGTCATATTAGGTGTTCTTGCTTGCTACTGTAAAGATCACCACAATAAGGTTTTTACTTGCAATCGATCCGAGGTCACTGATCTTCTCGGATTCAGTAAAACATCTGACAATTTAGCATTTAGCCCCGCGATCAAAGGAGATAAGCTTTTGACCGGCGTATCGCAATTCATAGATAAGCCCGTGTTTTTCGATAATATGTCTTTAGCAGAAGCTACTATGAATTTCGATGATAGCTATAGAATCGGAAGTTCAGTTTACAAAGCGGAGATTGGCGGAGAGGTTTACGCAGTCAAGAAGGCCAAAGGAGAAGTCGCGGAGGAACTCAAGATACTGCAGTTTGTCAGCCATGCAAATCTCGTCAAGCTGGAAGGAGTTTCGAGTGACGAAAACGGCGATTGCTTTCTTATTTACGAATTCGCTGAAAACGGGTCATTGGATAAGTGGCTGTTTCGGAGTCCTTCGTCATCGTCGTCGAGCTCTTCGGCATTTCTTTCGTGGAAGCAAAGGCTGAGCATACTGCTAGATGTCGCCAGTGGCCTGCAGTATCTGCACGAGCACACGAGGCCGAGCATAGTCCACGGGGACGTCAGGGCGAGGAACATCCTCCTCAGCGCGGATTTCAAAGCCAAGATATCGAAATTCTCCGCGGCGAGAATGGTGGCAGGCGGCGCGACAGCATCGGCAGACGTGTTCGCTTTCGGAATTCTGATCTTGGAGGTGATCTCAGGAAGGAGAGCTATGGAAAGCGGCGAAGGTGGCAACATGAGAATGTTGTGGGAGGAGATCAGGACAGTGTTAGAGGCCGAGGAGATGAGAGAACATAGAATCAAGAAATGGATGGATCCGAGTCTCGAAGGGTTTTATCCTACTGACGGCGCTATAAGTATAGCTGTGTTGGCTAGAGCATGCGCGCAAGAGAACTATTGTCAGAGGCCAAGTATGACAGAGATTGTGTTTAGCCTTTCTGTTTTGGATCAGCTGTGTAGCTGTCCATTCGACAGAGCTTCGATGCCGAATTCCGAAGAAAATACTCCGGTAAAAGCTGCAATCGCAAGTCGCTGA
- the LOC109711556 gene encoding protein DA1-related 1-like, giving the protein MGWLNKIFKGSSHKISEGQYHGQSGDDGYWNEPSSSSVGPSEDVLSEFDNEEIDRAIALSLSEEEQRKAKAVEKESLLDEDEQFARALQESLNVESPPRENGNTYQPLPFIFSSGFRICAGCNREIGHGRFLSCMGAVWHPECFRCHSCNLPIYDHEFSMSGNHPYHKSCYKELYHPKCDVCKQFIPTNMSGLIEYRAHPFWLQKYCPSHEMDGTPRCCSCERMEPRDSKYVTLDDGRKLCLECLDSAVMDTSECQPLYIDIQEFYEGLNMKVEQQVPLLLVERQALNEAMEGEKTGHHHLPETRGLCLSEEQTVSTILRRPRIGAGNRIMDMITEPYRLTRRCEVTAILILYGLPRLLTGSILAHEMMHAWLRLKGYRGLSQEVEEGICQVLAHMWLDSELMSGSGSNTASASSSSSSSSSSSGPTSSKKGMRSQFERKLGDFFKHQIESDTSSAYGDGFRAGNVSVLRYGLRRTLDHIKMTGSFPL; this is encoded by the exons ATGGGTTGGctgaacaaaatttttaaaggttcTAGCCACAAAATTTCAGAGGGGCAGTACCATGGACAATCTGGCGATGATGGCTATTGGAACGAACCCTCTAGTTCGTCGGTCGGGCCGTCAGAG GATGTTCTTTCGGAGTTTGACAATGAAGAAATTGATCGTGCTATTGCGCTTTCCCTATCAGAAGAAGAACAGAGAAAGGCAAAGGCAGTTG AGAAGGAATCGCTCTTGGATGAAGATGAACAATTTGCAAGAGCTTTGCAAGAAAGTTTGAATGTTGAATCTCCGCCCCGTGAAAATGGCAATACATATCAACCATTaccttttatcttttcttctgGGTTCAG GATATGTGCTGGATGCAATAGAGAGATTGGCCATGGACGATTTCTCAGTTGTATGGGAGCTGTTTGGCACCCTGAATGTTTTCGGTGTCATTCTTGTAATCTGCCAATATACGACCATGag TTCTCCATGTCTGGGAATCACCCTTATCACAAATCCTGCTACAAAGAGCTTTATCACCCAAAATGTGATGTTTGCAAACAATTT ATTCCGACGAATATGAGCGGCCTTATCGAATATAGGGCGCATCCTTTCTGGCTACAAAAGTATTGTCCTTCGCATGAGATGGATGGTACTCCAAGATGCTGCAGCTGTGAAAGAATGGAG CCGAGGGACTCAAAATACGTGACTTTGGATGATGGGCGAAAGCTTTGCCTGGAGTGTCTAGATTCTGCAGTGATGGACACGAGCGAATGCCAGCCTCTTTACATTGACATACAAGAGTTCTACGAAGGTCTAAACATGAAAGTGGAACAACAGGTTCCGCTTCTTTTAGTTGAGCGACAAGCTTTAAACGAAGCCATGGAAGGAGAAAAGACT GGTCATCATCACCTCCCGGAAACAAGAGGGCTCTGCTTATCAGAAGAGCAAACTGTGAGCACG ATATTAAGGAGACCGAGAATTGGGGCTGGAAATAGAATTATGGACATGATAACGGAACCATACAGACTCACTCGGCGATGCGAAGTAACTGCAATTCTTATTCTATACGGTCTCCCTAG ATTATTAACAGGTTCAATTCTAGCCCAtgagatgatgcatgcatggCTGCGACTTAAAG GATATAGGGGCCTTAGTCAAGAAGTCGAAGAGGGCATATGTCAGGTTCTCGCACACATGTGGCTCGACTCAGAGCTCATGTCGGGGTCCGGCAGTAACACCGCGTCCGCctcatcgtcatcgtcgtcgtcgtcatcctcGTCAGGACCCACATCATCCAAAAAGGGTATGCGATCCCAGTTTGAGAGGAAACTCGGGGATTTTTTCAAGCACCAGATCGAGTCTGACACGTCTTCGGCTTACGGAGATGGTTTTAGAGCTGGAAACGTATCAGTTCTTCGGTACGGCCTTAGACGAACCCTTGACCATATAAAAATGACAGGGAGCTTCCCACTATGA
- the LOC109711215 gene encoding LOW QUALITY PROTEIN: protein ABHD17A-like (The sequence of the model RefSeq protein was modified relative to this genomic sequence to represent the inferred CDS: inserted 1 base in 1 codon), translating to MGNVTSSVAAKFAFXPPEPATYEVGGREGGGGGGEGRGRRRCGRWRPRASERVVAAFWRHPGARLTVLYSHGNAADLGQMLHLFLELRAHLRVNIMSYDYSGYGASTGKPSEFNTYYDIEAVYDCLKKNYGIRQEDLILYGQSVGSGPTLHLAARLQRLRGVVLHSAILSGIRVLYPVKVTFWFDIFKNIDKIRQVHCPVFVIHGTADDIVDWSHGKRLWELSKEKYEPLWIKGGGHCNLETYPEYIKHLRKFISAMEKLPASKQSKQSNAQTSTITEVKHNKCLRFGKR from the exons ATGGGGAACGTGACGTCGTCGGTGGCGGCGAAGTTCGCGT TTCCGCCGGAGCCGGCGACGTACGAGGTG GGGGGAAGggaaggagggggagggggaggggaggggagggggaggcggaggtGCGGGCGGTGGAGACCGCGGGCGAGCGAACGGGTGGTGGCGGCGTTCTGGCGGCACCCGGGGGCGCGGCTGACGGTGCTCTACTCGCACGGCAACGCCGCCGACCTCGGCCAGATGCTCCACCTCTTCCTCGAACTCCGCGCCCACCTCCGCGTCAACATCATGAG CTACGATTACTCGGGTTATGGAGCCTCCACTGGGaag CCATCCGAATTCAACACGTACTACGACATAGAAGCTGTATACGATTGTTTGAAGAAAAATTACGGGATAAGGCAAGAGGATCTGATCTTGTACGGCCAGTCCGTCGGTAGCGGGCCGACGCTGCACCTGGCCGCGCGGTTACAGAGGTTGCGAGGCGTCGTCCTTCATAGTGCTATTCTCTCGGGCATACGGGTCTTGTACCCCGTCAAAGTCACATTTTGGTtcgatatttttaaa AACATCGATAAAATACGGCAAGTCCACTGCCCTGTTTTTGTCATACAT GGTACCGCCGACGATATCGTCGATTGGTCTCACGGTAAGCGCCTGTGGGAGTTATCAAAGGAGAAGTACGAGCCGCTCTGGATAAAGGGCGGCGGCCACTGCAATTTAGAAACTTATCCGGAGTACATCAAGCACTTGAGGAAATTCATTAGCGCAATGGAGAAACTCCCTGCATCTAAACAATCGAAACAAAGCAATGCGCAGACGTCGACCATTACCGAAGTAAAACACAACAAGTGCCTCAGATTTGGCAAGAGATAG